A single region of the Acidobacteriota bacterium genome encodes:
- a CDS encoding Ku protein, whose translation MPARSVGTGTVSFGLVSIPVRLYSTSETSGGVRFNMLDPTDNTRVKQQLVNPRTGALVERKETIKGYEFGKGQYVTFSNEEIKELQEKASPAIEITEFVPLAEVEPIYFEKSYYLGPEKGGERAYRLLSEAMRTTGRSALAKHAARGKQYLVMLRPFASGLLMQQLKYEDELKSFDEVPLGDETELKPGELELAVQLIEQIANDEFQPYQYTDEVRKRLWEAIQNKIDGREVAEDETEAPQAQIIDLMEALKASLSKNGDVEEGDGAADRKSRKDARRAKAEPARRAAVG comes from the coding sequence ATGCCTGCTCGTTCCGTCGGCACCGGCACCGTCTCGTTTGGCCTGGTTTCCATTCCCGTCAGGCTGTACTCGACGTCCGAGACCTCAGGCGGCGTCCGCTTCAACATGCTGGACCCGACGGACAACACGCGGGTCAAGCAGCAGTTGGTCAACCCTCGTACCGGTGCCCTCGTGGAGCGGAAGGAGACGATCAAGGGTTACGAGTTCGGCAAGGGGCAGTACGTCACCTTCAGCAACGAGGAGATCAAGGAACTCCAGGAGAAGGCCTCGCCGGCGATCGAGATCACGGAGTTCGTGCCGCTGGCTGAAGTCGAGCCGATCTACTTCGAGAAGTCGTACTACCTGGGTCCCGAGAAGGGCGGCGAGCGCGCCTATCGCCTGCTCAGCGAGGCGATGCGGACGACGGGGCGCTCGGCGCTGGCCAAGCACGCCGCGCGCGGCAAGCAGTACCTCGTGATGCTCCGCCCGTTTGCTTCGGGACTGCTGATGCAACAGCTGAAGTACGAGGACGAACTGAAGTCCTTCGACGAGGTCCCGCTGGGCGACGAGACGGAACTCAAGCCGGGAGAGCTCGAACTCGCGGTGCAGTTGATCGAGCAGATCGCCAACGACGAGTTCCAGCCCTACCAGTACACCGACGAAGTGCGCAAGCGGCTGTGGGAGGCCATCCAGAACAAGATCGACGGGCGCGAAGTCGCAGAGGATGAGACGGAGGCGCCCCAGGCGCAGATCATCGACCTGATGGAGGCGCTCAAGGCGAGCCTCTCGAAGAACGGCGATGTCGAGGAAGGCGACGGCGCGGCCGACCGCAAGTCCAGGAAGGACGCACGTCGAGCCAAGGCCGAACCGGCGCGCAGGGCCGCCGTTGGTTGA
- the ligD gene encoding DNA ligase D: MPRGNLEAYRRKRTSEATPEPFGPARGTGAGRFVVQKHAARRVHFDLRLELEGTLKSWAVPRGPSLDPEIKRLAVATEDHPLEYADFEGSIPAGNYGAGAMIVWDTGRWKPLEDPVAGMESGKLLFELHGYKLRGVWTLFRTGGKGNQNDGNQWLLMKKPDAAARADSGDGGDDLPPESVLSGLTVEELRDGCDRIEDVRAEIAESAARRCRVDPRTLALMLAVTGDRPFSRHGWIYELKYDGYRLVAAKEGGSVFLRYRKGGDVTALYPELTRALHALPVQSLILDGEVTVLDAGGRPSFARLQTRALLSRPVDIEEAAVRRPATLFAFDLVAFEGHDLRSLPLLERKTLLAKVLPPAGPLRYSDHIEDQGEAFFEQVVAMGLEGAMAKDAASRYVGRRSSSWVKLRTERTADFVIVGMSPPKGSRVGLGSLHLAVWDAEAGELVYSGRVGTGFSDAILTELAERLSAIRREAPPCRAPAGEDEAAGGELTDDHLMDGRIEDQTWVEPNDELICEVRYKEWTPHGLLRHPVFLRLRDDKPIEDCVRRAGPRGAGDTPPAPPKRRVEITNESKVFWPDEGYTKGDLIDFYAAIADSMQPYLSDRPLVMTRYPDGIEGKSFFQKNAPDFAPDWLHTVRLTSPRTEREVEYFVCQNRESLIYVANLAAIVLHVWSSRLHELGQPDWCILDLDPKDAPFEDVIEIALAIRRLCRQIKLPSFVKTSGSSGLHVLLPLGGACTYEQSRSLGQLIAQIICRQLPEIATVTRNPERRGGKVYLDFVQNGHGRLLVAPFSVRPLPAAPVSTPLRWSEVKPGLDLRDHNIRTVPERLKKLKTDPLRGVLKEQPDLLAALSRLSELV, translated from the coding sequence ATGCCGCGCGGCAATCTCGAGGCCTACCGCCGCAAGCGAACCAGCGAAGCGACGCCCGAACCCTTCGGTCCCGCGAGGGGAACCGGCGCGGGCCGCTTCGTGGTCCAGAAGCACGCCGCACGGAGGGTCCACTTCGACCTGCGCCTGGAACTCGAGGGGACGCTCAAGAGCTGGGCCGTGCCCCGCGGCCCAAGCCTGGACCCGGAGATCAAGCGTCTGGCGGTCGCCACCGAGGACCACCCACTGGAGTACGCCGACTTCGAAGGATCGATCCCCGCCGGCAACTACGGCGCCGGCGCGATGATCGTCTGGGACACCGGCCGCTGGAAACCGCTCGAGGACCCGGTCGCCGGTATGGAGAGCGGCAAGCTGCTGTTCGAACTCCACGGTTACAAGCTGCGGGGCGTCTGGACCCTGTTTCGTACCGGCGGCAAGGGCAATCAGAACGACGGCAATCAGTGGCTGCTGATGAAGAAGCCGGACGCCGCCGCCCGCGCGGACAGCGGCGACGGCGGTGATGACCTGCCGCCGGAGTCCGTGCTCTCGGGCCTGACCGTCGAGGAGCTGCGAGACGGTTGCGACCGGATCGAGGACGTACGCGCCGAGATCGCCGAATCGGCCGCGCGCCGTTGCCGGGTCGATCCCCGCACCCTGGCGCTGATGCTGGCGGTCACCGGTGATCGGCCCTTCTCACGCCACGGCTGGATCTACGAACTGAAGTACGACGGCTACCGGCTGGTGGCGGCCAAGGAGGGCGGCAGCGTCTTCCTGCGCTACCGGAAAGGCGGCGACGTGACCGCGCTCTACCCCGAGCTGACCCGCGCCCTGCACGCGCTGCCGGTGCAGTCCCTGATCCTGGACGGCGAGGTCACCGTCCTCGACGCCGGCGGGAGGCCAAGCTTCGCCAGACTGCAGACGCGGGCATTGCTCAGCCGGCCGGTCGACATCGAAGAGGCCGCGGTTCGCCGGCCCGCGACCCTGTTCGCCTTCGATCTCGTCGCCTTCGAAGGGCACGACCTGAGGTCGCTGCCGCTCCTGGAGCGCAAGACCCTCCTCGCGAAGGTCCTGCCGCCGGCCGGACCGCTCCGCTACTCCGACCACATCGAGGACCAGGGCGAAGCGTTCTTCGAGCAGGTGGTCGCCATGGGTCTCGAGGGCGCCATGGCCAAGGACGCCGCCTCCCGCTACGTCGGCCGCCGCTCGTCGTCCTGGGTCAAGCTGAGAACCGAGCGAACCGCCGACTTCGTGATCGTCGGCATGTCGCCACCCAAGGGCAGCCGGGTCGGCCTCGGCTCGCTCCACCTGGCGGTCTGGGATGCGGAGGCCGGCGAGCTGGTCTACTCCGGGCGCGTGGGCACGGGGTTCAGCGACGCGATCCTGACGGAACTCGCGGAGCGTCTGTCGGCGATCCGGCGCGAGGCTCCTCCGTGTCGAGCGCCGGCCGGCGAGGACGAAGCGGCAGGGGGCGAGCTGACCGACGACCACCTCATGGACGGGCGCATCGAGGACCAGACCTGGGTCGAGCCGAACGACGAACTGATCTGCGAGGTCCGGTACAAGGAATGGACGCCCCACGGCTTGCTCCGGCATCCCGTCTTCCTGCGCCTGCGCGACGACAAGCCGATCGAGGACTGCGTGCGACGTGCCGGACCGCGCGGCGCCGGCGACACGCCGCCGGCGCCGCCGAAGCGGCGGGTCGAGATCACGAACGAATCCAAGGTCTTCTGGCCGGACGAGGGCTACACGAAGGGCGACCTGATCGACTTCTACGCCGCGATCGCCGACTCGATGCAGCCCTACCTCAGCGACCGCCCGCTGGTGATGACCCGCTACCCAGACGGGATCGAGGGGAAGTCCTTCTTCCAGAAGAACGCGCCCGACTTCGCCCCGGACTGGCTGCACACGGTCCGGTTGACCAGCCCGCGGACGGAGAGGGAGGTCGAGTACTTCGTCTGCCAGAACAGGGAGAGCCTGATCTACGTGGCCAACCTGGCGGCGATCGTCCTCCATGTCTGGTCCAGCCGACTGCACGAGCTGGGTCAACCGGACTGGTGCATCCTCGACCTCGACCCGAAGGACGCGCCGTTCGAGGACGTGATCGAGATCGCCCTCGCCATCCGCCGCCTGTGCAGGCAGATCAAGCTTCCCAGCTTCGTCAAGACCAGCGGCTCGAGCGGCCTCCACGTCCTCCTGCCCCTCGGCGGAGCTTGCACCTACGAGCAGTCCCGGAGCCTCGGCCAGTTGATTGCCCAGATCATCTGCCGGCAACTGCCGGAGATCGCGACCGTCACCCGCAACCCCGAACGCCGCGGAGGCAAGGTCTACCTCGACTTCGTCCAGAACGGCCACGGCCGGCTACTCGTCGCCCCGTTCAGCGTCCGCCCCCTTCCCGCCGCTCCCGTGTCGACACCGCTCCGCTGGTCCGAGGTCAAACCGGGGCTCGACCTGCGCGATCACAACATCCGGACCGTGCCGGAACGCCTCAAGAAGCTGAAGACCGACCCGCTGCGCGGCGTCCTGAAGGAGCAGCCCGACCTGCTGGCGGCGCTGAGTCGACTGAGCGAACTGGTGTAG